In the genome of Halapricum salinum, one region contains:
- a CDS encoding NAD(P)/FAD-dependent oxidoreductase, giving the protein MTDVLVVGGGPAGLSAALFTQKNGLDTAVFDTDETWIHKAHLFNYPGIGSQDGTAFLETLRTQVDSFGVDSHEAEVTDVTESDGTFTVTTDDSEHEADYLILATGANRDLAESLGCDFEDDLVDVDLSMETSVADAYATGAMVRAEEWQAVISAGDGAAAALNILSKEEGEHFHDFDVPADAAAVFGPDEE; this is encoded by the coding sequence GTGACAGACGTACTCGTCGTCGGCGGTGGTCCCGCCGGCTTGAGCGCAGCACTGTTTACCCAGAAGAACGGTCTCGACACCGCGGTCTTCGACACGGACGAGACGTGGATCCACAAGGCCCACCTGTTCAACTACCCGGGAATCGGTTCCCAGGACGGGACGGCCTTCCTCGAAACTCTCCGGACACAGGTCGACAGTTTCGGCGTCGACAGCCACGAGGCAGAAGTGACCGACGTCACCGAATCCGACGGCACCTTCACCGTCACGACCGACGACAGCGAACACGAGGCCGACTACCTGATCCTGGCGACAGGGGCGAATCGCGACCTCGCCGAATCGCTCGGCTGTGACTTCGAGGACGATCTCGTCGACGTCGACCTGAGCATGGAGACCAGCGTCGCCGACGCCTACGCGACCGGCGCGATGGTCCGGGCCGAAGAGTGGCAGGCCGTCATCTCCGCGGGCGACGGCGCTGCGGCAGCGCTGAACATCCTGAGCAAAGAAGAGGGCGAACACTTCCACGACTTCGACGTGCCCGCCGACGCCGCCGCGGTGTTCGGCCCCGACGAAGAGTAA
- a CDS encoding Hsp20/alpha crystallin family protein: MTRHRPEHAMELYRDDDTYVVYVELPGYDESEIDIRWHDRRLTISAERTTDDDRRAVFHRSMGLPREIHADAIDATYEEGVLEVTLPIADPGSRPGQEISLD, translated from the coding sequence ATGACTCGCCACCGCCCGGAACACGCGATGGAACTGTACCGTGACGACGATACCTACGTCGTCTACGTGGAGCTACCCGGATACGACGAGTCCGAGATCGACATCCGCTGGCACGACCGCCGACTGACGATCTCGGCCGAGCGGACGACTGACGACGATCGGCGCGCAGTCTTCCACCGGAGCATGGGGCTCCCGCGAGAGATCCACGCCGACGCGATCGATGCCACCTACGAAGAGGGCGTCCTCGAAGTGACGCTGCCGATCGCCGATCCGGGCTCGAGACCGGGGCAGGAAATATCACTCGATTGA